From a single Drosophila sulfurigaster albostrigata strain 15112-1811.04 chromosome 3, ASM2355843v2, whole genome shotgun sequence genomic region:
- the LOC133840110 gene encoding transmembrane protease serine 9-like: MKLMLCEMIWLTIMFVYYATPTLGYSNKTQELETPTTLPTPTNNKCILSTGSAGECVDISKCPIILNELKTEKVDPMTIRYVKDSNLICDQIGHNVCCPKENSLVEPIPRRLPTEEEGCGKQINGFSKKIAGAFPASRNAWPWIALLAYTYGSSNLFKCGGTLITTRHVLTAAHCILDELSFVRLGEHDLSTETDTKLVDINVVKKAVHPQFNSLSGRADLAIVYLERNVDFMDLIVPICLPTSPTLRSKSFVDLYPTIIGWSKTQEECQSVNILTANQVPVWENKVCRESYAKLNRSYTEDQFDGAIVCAGNMRGGMDSCLADPGGPLMIPERYENNFRFYLIGVMAYGCECDTKNAPAIYTSTQYFMDWIIEKVEDTPYISNCSIILNELKAEKVDPKIIKYVKDSNLICGQIGHNVCCPKENSLVEPIPRRLPTEEEKCGKQRNVTFKKLIGGGNAKIGAWPWIALLAYDYGSSYQFKCGGSLITARHVLTAAHCILDELKFVRLGEHDLSTDTEAQHVDINVVKKVVNPHYNRLTRRADLAIIYLERNVEFSEVIVPICLPNTPSLRAKSHVDLNPIIIGWRTNHGECQSENIIHQVQVTVWENEVCHSSYKKVNQSFTEDQFDGAVLCAGDVLGGWEACLADSGGPLMAPELNGTTFKYYLIGVVAYGCGCDAQSAPAVYTSTQYFMDWIIEKEEKCGKQKKFSFKKIIGGSPAKKGAWPWIALLAYDYGFSHAFKCGGTLITSRHVLTAAHCILDELTFVRLGEHDLSTDTETRHVDINVVKKVKHPHFNRRNGRSDLAILYLERNVEFTDLIVPICLPNSPQLLAKSYVDANPFVIGWGKTQEGGQSANILNELQVPVWENDVCRESYAKLNRSFTEDQFDSAILCAGDLQGGKDSCQGDSGGPLMSPEFEYHIFNMKCMLCVIFMMINFIGLGMPILERSNRLRTTMTTSTTRSPKSKNETHVESCFISPGELGECVDVRSCPPIVDELKIKLVEPDFARYVKASNFICGKVGKKVCCPIVRRRLPTEEEGCGQPNILSFRKIIDGNVAEKGAWPWIALLGYNDGTSSPFKCGGTLITDRHIVTAAHCIRDELAFVRLGEHDLSTDAETHHIDIKVIKSECHPEYNPRNSRSDIAIIHLERNIEFTDLIMPICMPNSPSLRVKSYVGESSFVIGWGKTQEGGKTAAVLNQLKIPIVDNEVCRNCYDKLDRYFTVDQFDKAVLCAGYLRGGYDTCQGDSGGPLMSAEDFRGSKRFYLIGVVSYGFGCGRSNAPGVYSSTQYCMDWIIKKLEERP; encoded by the exons ATGAAGCTAATGTTATGTGAAATGATCTGGTTAACGATCATGTTTGTGTattatgccacgcccactttggGGTACTCGAATAAAACGCAAG AATTGGAAACTCCAACGACACTTCCAACAcccacaaataataaatgcatattatcAACAGGATCAGCCGGTGAATGTGTCG ATATCAGCAAATGTCCGATTATTCTGAATGAGCTAAAGACAGAAAAGGTCGATCCTATGACTATCAGATATGTGAAAgattcaaatttgatttgtgaCCAGATTGGTCATAATGTCTGTTGTCCCAAAGAGAACTCTTTAGTTGAGCCAATTCCACGTCGTTTGCCCACTGAAGAAGAGGGATGTGGTAAGCAAATAAACGGTTTCTCCAAGAAGATCGCTGGTGCCTTTCCTGCCAGCAGGAATGCCTGGCCATGGATAGCGTTACTTGCCTACACTTATGGATCCTCAAATCTCTTCAAGTGCGGTGGCACCTTGATCACCACGAGACACGTTCTCACAGCTGCTCATTGTATACTCGATGAACT GTCCTTTGTACGTTTAGGCGAGCATGATCTCTCCACAGAAACAGATACTAAGCTTGTTGATATTAATGTAGTCAAG AAAGCAGTTCATCCACAATTCAATAGTCTCAGTGGACGTGCTGATCTTGCGATTGTCTATTTGGAACGTAACGTGGATTTTATGGATTTAATCGTGCCCATTTGTTTACCTACTTCTCCGACATTACGATCAAAGTCCTTTGTGGATTTATATCCCACCATCATTGGGTGGAGCAAAACTCAAGAGGAATGCCAATCTGTGAATATTTTAACTGCAAATCAAGTACCCGTTTGGGAAAACAAAGTTTGCCGTGAAAGTTATGCCAAACTGAATCGAAGTTATACTGAGGATCAGTTCGATGGCGCCATTGTATGTGCTGGAAATATGCGAGGTGGCATGGATTCCTGTCTAGCCGATCCTGGGGGTCCGCTAATGATTCCCGAaagatatgaaaataattttagatTCTACCTGATTGGAGTTATGGCTTACGGCTGTGAATGTGACACGAAAAATGCGCCTGCTATTTATACGAGCACACAATACTTCATGGACTGGATAATCGAGAAGGTGGAGGACACGCCAT ATATCAGTAATTGTTCGATTATTCTAAACGAGCTGAAGGCAGAAAAGGTCGATCCTAAGAttatcaaatatgtaaaagATTCGAATTTGATTTGTGGCCAGATTGGTCATAATGTCTGCTGTCCCAAAGAGAACTCTTTAGTGGAGCCAATTCCACGTCGTTTGCCCACCGAGGAAGAGAAATGTGGTAAACAAAGAAATGTTACATTCAAGAAGCTCATTGGGGGAGGCAATGCCAAAATAGGTGCCTGGCCATGGATTGCGCTACTCGCCTACGATTATGGATCCTCATATCAATTCAAGTGCGGTGGCAGCTTGATCACAGCGAGACATGTTTTAACAGCAGCTCATTGCATACTTGATGAACT tAAATTTGTGCGTTTAGGTGAGCATGATCTCTCCACGGATACGGAGGCTCAACATGTGGACATAAATGTAGTTAAG aAAGTAGTTAATCCACATTACAATAGACTCACTCGTCGTGCTGATCTTGCGATCATCTATTTGGAGCGCAACGTGGAGTTTTCAGAAGTAATCGTGCCCATTTGTTTGCCTAATACTCCTAGTCTGCGAGCAAAGTCACATGTGGATTTGAATCCCATTATCATTGGGTGGCGCACAAATCACGGAGAATGTCAATCTGAGAATATCATACATCAGGTGCAGGTGACTGTCTGGGAAAATGAAGTTTGCCATAGTAgttataaaaaagtaaatcaaagTTTTACTGAGGATCAGTTCGATGGCGCCGTTCTCTGTGCGGGTGATGTGCTTGGTGGATGGGAAGCTTGTCTAGCGGACTCTGGTGGTCCGCTCATGGCTCCCGAATTAAATGGAACGACATTTAAATACTATCTGATTGGAGTTGTGGCTTACGGCTGTGGCTGTGATGCACAAAGTGCTCCTGCTGTTTATACGAGCACTCAGTACTTTATGGACTGGATAATCGAGAAG GAAGAGAAATGTGGTAAGCAAAAGAAGTTCAGTTTCAAGAAGATAATTGGAGGCAGTCCTGCGAAGAAAGGTGCCTGGCCATGGATTGCGCTACTCGCCTACGATTACGGTTTCTCGCACGCTTTCAAGTGCGGTGGCACTTTGATAACCTCAAGACACGTTTTGACAGCAGCTCATTGTATTCTTGATGAATT GACCTTTGTGCGCTTAGGCGAGCACGATCTTTCCACGGATACGGAGACTCGACATGTGGACATAAATGTTGTCAAG AAAGTAAAACATCCACATTTCAATAGGCGCAACGGTCGCAGTGATTTAGCGATTTTGTATTTGGAACGCAACGTGGAGTTTACGGACTTAATTGTTCCCATTTGCTTGCCTAACTCTCCTCAATTACTTGCAAAATCCTATGTGGATGCTAATCCCTTTGTCATTGGCTGGGGCAAGACTCAGGAGGGAGGTCAATCTgccaatattttaaatgagttGCAAGTGCCTGTTTGGGAAAATGACGTCTGCCGAGAAAGTTATGCCAAACTGAATCGAAGTTTTACTGAGGATCAGTTTGATAGCGCCATTCTCTGTGCGGGAGATCTGCAAGGTGGCAAGGATTCCTGTCAAGGGGACTCTGGTGGTCCGCTAATGTCCCCCGAATTCG AATATCATATATTCAACATGAAGTGCATGTTATGTGTGATCTTTATGATGATCAATTTTATCGGCCTAGGCATGCCAATTTTGGAGCGGTCCAATCGCTTGCGAA caacaatgacaacTTCAACCACAAGATCACCAAAATCGAAAAATGAGACCCACGTTGAAAGCTGTTTTATATCTCCCGGCGAGCTTGGAGAATGTGTTG atgtcAGAAGCTGTCCGCCCATAGTGGATGAGCTGAAGATTAAACTTGTCGAACCCGACTTTGCCAGATATGTGAAAGCTTCGAATTTCATCTGTGGCAAGGTTGGAAAAAAGGTCTGCTGTCCCATTGTGAGGCGTCGTTTGCCCACCGAGGAAGAAGGATGCGGTCAACCGAACATTTTAAGCTTCAGGAAGATCATCGACGGTAATGTGGCCGAGAAGGGCGCCTGGCCATGGATTGCACTGCTGGGTTACAATGATGGCACCTCTTCGCCTTTCAAGTGTGGTGGCACCTTGATCACCGATCGACACATTGTGACTGCTGCACATTGCATACGAGATGAACT CGCCTTTGTGCGTCTAGGTGAACACGATCTGAGCACGGATGCGGAGACTCATCATATTGATATTAAAGTGATCAAG TCAGAGTGCCATCCGGAGTATAATCCTCGCAATAGTCGCAGCGATATAGCGATCATTCATTTGGAACGCAACATCGAGTTTACGGACCTAATCATGCCCATTTGCATGCCTAATTCTCCCAGCTTGCGTGTCAAGTCCTATGT
- the LOC133845868 gene encoding venom protease-like: MKLTQYEVITLTIAFVYFATPTLGYSNNSQELETPTTPSSLTNNSCILSTGSLGECVDVRKCPTILNELKMKKTDPEFIRYVRDSNLICGQLNHNVCCPKEDTLVDPLPRRLPTQEEKCGKQKKFSFKKIIGGSPAKKGAWPWIALLAYDYGFSHAFKCGGTLITSRHVLTAAHCILDELTFVRLGEHDLSTDTETRHVDINVVKKVKHPHFNRRNGRSDLAILYLERNVEFTDLIVPICLPNSPQLLAKSYVDANPFVIGWGKTQEGGQSANILNELQVPVWENDVCRESYAKLNRSFTEDQFDSAILCAGDLQGGKDSCQGDSGGPLMSPEFGKHGVRYFLIGVVAYGYGCARPNAPGVYTSTQHFMDWIIEMVHETP; this comes from the exons ATGAAGTTAACCCAGTATGAAGTGATCACGTTAACGATCGCGTTTGTCTactttgccacgcccactttggGGTACTCAAATAACTCACAAG AATTGGAAACTCCAACGACTCCATCGTCACTCACAAACAACAGTTGCATATTATCAACAGGATCGCTTGGCGAGTGTGTTG ATGTCAGAAAATGTCCGACCATATTGAATgagttgaaaatgaaaaagaccGATCCGGAATTTATCAGATATGTGAGAGATTCGAATTTGATTTGCGGACAACTTAACCATAATGTCTGCTGTCCCAAAGAGGACACTTTAGTGGATCCACTTCCACGTCGCTTGCCCACCCAGGAAGAGAAATGTGGTAAGCAAAAGAAGTTCAGTTTCAAGAAGATAATTGGAGGCAGTCCTGCGAAGAAAGGTGCCTGGCCATGGATTGCGCTACTCGCCTACGATTACGGTTTCTCGCACGCTTTCAAGTGCGGTGGCACTTTGATAACCTCAAGACACGTTTTGACAGCAGCTCATTGTATTCTTGATGAATT GACCTTTGTGCGCTTAGGCGAGCACGATCTTTCCACGGATACGGAGACTCGACATGTGGACATAAATGTTGTCAAG AAAGTAAAACATCCACATTTCAATAGGCGCAACGGTCGCAGTGATTTAGCGATTTTGTATTTGGAACGCAACGTGGAGTTTACGGACTTAATTGTTCCCATTTGCTTGCCTAACTCTCCTCAATTACTTGCAAAATCCTATGTGGATGCTAATCCCTTTGTCATTGGCTGGGGCAAGACTCAGGAGGGAGGTCAATCTgccaatattttaaatgagttGCAAGTGCCTGTTTGGGAAAATGACGTCTGCCGAGAAAGTTATGCCAAACTGAATCGAAGTTTTACTGAGGATCAGTTTGATAGCGCCATTCTCTGTGCGGGAGATCTGCAAGGTGGCAAGGATTCCTGTCAAGGGGACTCTGGTGGTCCGCTAATGTCCCCCGAATTCGGTAAACATGGTGTAAGATACTTTCTGATCGGAGTTGTGGCTTATGGTTATGGTTGTGCTAGACCAAATGCCCCCGGTGTGTATACGAGCACACAACACTTTATGGACTGGATAATCGAGATGGTGCACGAGACGCCTTAA
- the LOC133845869 gene encoding proclotting enzyme-like isoform X2 has product MNCEHDLSTDTEAQHVDINVVKKVVNPHYNRLTRRADLAIIYLERNVEFSEVIVPICLPNTPSLRAKSHVDLNPIIIGWRTNHGECQSENIIHQVQVTVWENEVCHSSYKKVNQSFTEDQFDGAVLCAGDVLGGWEACLADSGGPLMAPELNGTTFKYYLIGVVAYGCGCDAQSAPAVYTSTQYFMDWIIEKVQDTP; this is encoded by the exons ATGAACT GTGAGCATGATCTCTCCACGGATACGGAGGCTCAACATGTGGACATAAATGTAGTTAAG aAAGTAGTTAATCCACATTACAATAGACTCACTCGTCGTGCTGATCTTGCGATCATCTATTTGGAGCGCAACGTGGAGTTTTCAGAAGTAATCGTGCCCATTTGTTTGCCTAATACTCCTAGTCTGCGAGCAAAGTCACATGTGGATTTGAATCCCATTATCATTGGGTGGCGCACAAATCACGGAGAATGTCAATCTGAGAATATCATACATCAGGTGCAGGTGACTGTCTGGGAAAATGAAGTTTGCCATAGTAgttataaaaaagtaaatcaaagTTTTACTGAGGATCAGTTCGATGGCGCCGTTCTCTGTGCGGGTGATGTGCTTGGTGGATGGGAAGCTTGTCTAGCGGACTCTGGTGGTCCGCTCATGGCTCCCGAATTAAATGGAACGACATTTAAATACTATCTGATTGGAGTTGTGGCTTACGGCTGTGGCTGTGATGCACAAAGTGCTCCTGCTGTTTATACGAGCACTCAGTACTTTATGGACTGGATAATCGAGAAGGTGCAGGACACGCCTTGA
- the LOC133845869 gene encoding venom protease-like isoform X1, whose product MKLASHKVIALMITLAFIATPTLGYLNKSQELETPSTNNKCILSKGSLGECVDISNCSIILNELKAEKVDPKIIKYVKDSNLICGQIGHNVCCPKENSLVEPIPRRLPTEEEKCGKQRNVTFKKLIGGGNAKIGAWPWIALLAYDYGSSYQFKCGGSLITARHVLTAAHCILDELKFVRLGEHDLSTDTEAQHVDINVVKKVVNPHYNRLTRRADLAIIYLERNVEFSEVIVPICLPNTPSLRAKSHVDLNPIIIGWRTNHGECQSENIIHQVQVTVWENEVCHSSYKKVNQSFTEDQFDGAVLCAGDVLGGWEACLADSGGPLMAPELNGTTFKYYLIGVVAYGCGCDAQSAPAVYTSTQYFMDWIIEKVQDTP is encoded by the exons ATGAAGTTAGCGTCACATAAAGTGATCGCGTTAATGATCACACTTGCATtcattgccacgcccactttggGGTACTTAAATAAATCGCAAG AATTAGAAACCCCATCCACAaacaataaatgcatattatcAAAAGGCTCGCTTGGCGAATGTGTCG ATATCAGTAATTGTTCGATTATTCTAAACGAGCTGAAGGCAGAAAAGGTCGATCCTAAGAttatcaaatatgtaaaagATTCGAATTTGATTTGTGGCCAGATTGGTCATAATGTCTGCTGTCCCAAAGAGAACTCTTTAGTGGAGCCAATTCCACGTCGTTTGCCCACCGAGGAAGAGAAATGTGGTAAACAAAGAAATGTTACATTCAAGAAGCTCATTGGGGGAGGCAATGCCAAAATAGGTGCCTGGCCATGGATTGCGCTACTCGCCTACGATTATGGATCCTCATATCAATTCAAGTGCGGTGGCAGCTTGATCACAGCGAGACATGTTTTAACAGCAGCTCATTGCATACTTGATGAACT tAAATTTGTGCGTTTAGGTGAGCATGATCTCTCCACGGATACGGAGGCTCAACATGTGGACATAAATGTAGTTAAG aAAGTAGTTAATCCACATTACAATAGACTCACTCGTCGTGCTGATCTTGCGATCATCTATTTGGAGCGCAACGTGGAGTTTTCAGAAGTAATCGTGCCCATTTGTTTGCCTAATACTCCTAGTCTGCGAGCAAAGTCACATGTGGATTTGAATCCCATTATCATTGGGTGGCGCACAAATCACGGAGAATGTCAATCTGAGAATATCATACATCAGGTGCAGGTGACTGTCTGGGAAAATGAAGTTTGCCATAGTAgttataaaaaagtaaatcaaagTTTTACTGAGGATCAGTTCGATGGCGCCGTTCTCTGTGCGGGTGATGTGCTTGGTGGATGGGAAGCTTGTCTAGCGGACTCTGGTGGTCCGCTCATGGCTCCCGAATTAAATGGAACGACATTTAAATACTATCTGATTGGAGTTGTGGCTTACGGCTGTGGCTGTGATGCACAAAGTGCTCCTGCTGTTTATACGAGCACTCAGTACTTTATGGACTGGATAATCGAGAAGGTGCAGGACACGCCTTGA
- the LOC133845869 gene encoding phenoloxidase-activating factor 3-like isoform X3, translating to MKLASHKVIALMITLAFIATPTLGYLNKSQELETPSTNNKCILSKGSLGECVDISNCSIILNELKAEKVDPKIIKYVKDSNLICGQIGHNVCCPKENSLVEPIPRRLPTEEEKCGKQRNVTFKKLIGGGNAKIGAWPWIALLAYDYGSSYQFKCGGSLITARHVLTAAHCILDEL from the exons ATGAAGTTAGCGTCACATAAAGTGATCGCGTTAATGATCACACTTGCATtcattgccacgcccactttggGGTACTTAAATAAATCGCAAG AATTAGAAACCCCATCCACAaacaataaatgcatattatcAAAAGGCTCGCTTGGCGAATGTGTCG ATATCAGTAATTGTTCGATTATTCTAAACGAGCTGAAGGCAGAAAAGGTCGATCCTAAGAttatcaaatatgtaaaagATTCGAATTTGATTTGTGGCCAGATTGGTCATAATGTCTGCTGTCCCAAAGAGAACTCTTTAGTGGAGCCAATTCCACGTCGTTTGCCCACCGAGGAAGAGAAATGTGGTAAACAAAGAAATGTTACATTCAAGAAGCTCATTGGGGGAGGCAATGCCAAAATAGGTGCCTGGCCATGGATTGCGCTACTCGCCTACGATTATGGATCCTCATATCAATTCAAGTGCGGTGGCAGCTTGATCACAGCGAGACATGTTTTAACAGCAGCTCATTGCATACTTGATGAACT GTGA
- the LOC133845867 gene encoding venom serine protease Bi-VSP isoform X2 has translation MLLEEFCVKVYWWPFLSYLASIKGLCPLYPTGYYPIYPLPPPPPPPPPPQPVTLIPFPSSTSAVIPTFQPTPPPLTMPPFPPPLTTTTTTTTSTSSTSSTTTSAATTTTSTAGTTLPVPTTCPTQPFVCLPGGVPPLPNCPCIDPRQQQQQPQQLRATVGSDMMIFVPLNPGRRRRRRPQQQSCYDARSRSGSCVPLTSCSQLLEQVQTGASSEFQTFLGQSICGFDGSSFLVCCAEQRAPLISRSPKEYVPPTSSSLGAFQFSPLGVPTIQSPQSTPMVFQPTPPLNQGALVIRPTPALPAPGFPSASPSGNSVCGIVGATTNRVVGGLPVRKGAYPWMAALGYYDENNRSALKFLCAGSLISAQFVITSAHCINPTLTLVRLGAHDLTKAAEQGAIDYRIRRSIVHENFDLASIANDIALIELNSEAPSNGDIRPICLPEGNNFQREDAFVGMHPFVAGYGATKHQGATSNVLRDAQVPIVSRQSCEQNYKSVFQFVQFSDKLICAGSSTVDACQGDSGGPLMMPQLDGGGYRFYLLGIVSFGYECAKPGFPGVYTRVSSYLGWIHNKLHSQRGKRR, from the exons ATGTTGCTGGAGGAGTTCTGCGTGAAGGTCTATTGGTGGCCATTTCTCTCGTATTTGGCCAGCATCAAGGGACTGTGTCCGCTGTATCCGACAGGTTACTATCCCATCTATccgctgccaccgccgccgccaccaccgccTCCGCCACAGCCAGTTACACTAATTCCATTCCCGTCGTCCACGTCCGCAGTGATACCGACGTTTCAACCCACGCCGCCGCCTCTAACGATGCCACCGTTCCCACCACCGCtcaccacaacaaccacaacgaccaCGTCGACATCGTCCACGTCATCGACGACAACAAGTGCTGCCACCACGACGACGAGCACAGCAGGCACAACGTTGCCAGTACCCACCACGTGCCCAACGCAACCTTTTGTTTGCCTGCCCGGTGGCGTGCCTCCGTTGCCCAATTGTCCCTGCATCGATCctcgccagcagcagcagcaaccacagcagttAAGAGCCACCGTTGGCTCGGATATGATGATATTTGTGCCGCTGAATCCAggtcgacgtcgccgtcgtcggC CCCAGCAACAGAGCTGCTATGATGCACGTTCCCGCTCCGGGAGCTGTGTCCCTCTCACCTCCTGCTCCCAACTGCTTGAGCAGGTGCAGACAGGCGCATCCAGCGAGTTCCAAACATTTTTGGGTCAATCCATTTGTGGCTTTGATGGCTCCAGTTTTCTG GTTTGTTGTGCCGAGCAGCGTGCGCCGCTGATTAGCCGCAGTCCCAAGGAATATGTGCCGCCCACTAGCTCATCACTGGGTGCCTTTCAATTTTCCCCATTAGGTGTTCCAACTATACAGAGTCCGCAGTCCACGCCGATGGTTTTTCAGCCCACGCCGCCGCTTAATCAAGGTGCGTTGGTCATCAGACCAACTCCAGCTTTGCCAGCTCCAGGTTTCCCTTCAGCTTCCCCCTCCGGAAACAGCGTTTGCGGTATTGTCGGTGCAACCACAAATCGTGTGGTGGGCGGTTTGCCGGTCCGAAAAG gaGCTTATCCCTGGATGGCCGCTCTTGGTTACTACGATGAAAACAATCGCAGTGCACTGAAGTTTCTCTGCGCTGGCAGCTTAATCAGCGCCCAGTTTGTGATCACCTCGGCGCACTGCATCAATCCCACTCTGACTCTGGTTAGACTTGGTGCCCATGATCTGACCAAGGCTGCTGAGCAGGGTGCCATTGATTATCGCATCAGGCGTAGCATTGTGCATGAGAACTTTGATTTGGCTTCCATTGCGAATGATATTGCGTTGATCGAGCTGAACAGCGAGGCGCCATCTAACG GCGACATTCGACCCATTTGCTTGCCCGAGGGCAATAATTTTCAACGCGAAGATGCATTTGTTGGCATGCATCCGTTTGTGGCAGGTTATGGGGCAACTAAACATCAGGGCGCCACATCGAATGTGCTACGCGATGCTCAGGTGCCGATTGTGTCGCGTCAGAGCTGCGAACAGAACTATAAATCTGTTTTTCAGTTTGTCCAGTTCAGCGACAAG TTGATTTGCGCCGGCAGCTCCACTGTGGACGCCTGTCAGGGAGACTCCGGTGGACCACTTATGATGCCTCAG CTCGATGGAGGCGGCTATCGTTTTTACTTGCTGGGCATTGTCTCCTTTGGATATGAGTGCGCCAAACCAGGATTTCCTGGAGTCTATACGAGAGTCAGCAGTTACTTGGGCTGGATCCACAATAAATTGCACTCCCAAAGGGGCAAAAGGCGCTGA
- the LOC133845867 gene encoding venom protease isoform X1: MENSTKFRIQNAIIMLLTLSYSVNSQQQSCYDARSRSGSCVPLTSCSQLLEQVQTGASSEFQTFLGQSICGFDGSSFLVCCAEQRAPLISRSPKEYVPPTSSSLGAFQFSPLGVPTIQSPQSTPMVFQPTPPLNQGALVIRPTPALPAPGFPSASPSGNSVCGIVGATTNRVVGGLPVRKGAYPWMAALGYYDENNRSALKFLCAGSLISAQFVITSAHCINPTLTLVRLGAHDLTKAAEQGAIDYRIRRSIVHENFDLASIANDIALIELNSEAPSNGDIRPICLPEGNNFQREDAFVGMHPFVAGYGATKHQGATSNVLRDAQVPIVSRQSCEQNYKSVFQFVQFSDKLICAGSSTVDACQGDSGGPLMMPQLDGGGYRFYLLGIVSFGYECAKPGFPGVYTRVSSYLGWIHNKLHSQRGKRR; encoded by the exons ATGGAGAACTCTACGAAATTCCGGATACAAAATGCTATAATAATGCTCCTTACGCTTAGTTACTCGGTCAACT CCCAGCAACAGAGCTGCTATGATGCACGTTCCCGCTCCGGGAGCTGTGTCCCTCTCACCTCCTGCTCCCAACTGCTTGAGCAGGTGCAGACAGGCGCATCCAGCGAGTTCCAAACATTTTTGGGTCAATCCATTTGTGGCTTTGATGGCTCCAGTTTTCTG GTTTGTTGTGCCGAGCAGCGTGCGCCGCTGATTAGCCGCAGTCCCAAGGAATATGTGCCGCCCACTAGCTCATCACTGGGTGCCTTTCAATTTTCCCCATTAGGTGTTCCAACTATACAGAGTCCGCAGTCCACGCCGATGGTTTTTCAGCCCACGCCGCCGCTTAATCAAGGTGCGTTGGTCATCAGACCAACTCCAGCTTTGCCAGCTCCAGGTTTCCCTTCAGCTTCCCCCTCCGGAAACAGCGTTTGCGGTATTGTCGGTGCAACCACAAATCGTGTGGTGGGCGGTTTGCCGGTCCGAAAAG gaGCTTATCCCTGGATGGCCGCTCTTGGTTACTACGATGAAAACAATCGCAGTGCACTGAAGTTTCTCTGCGCTGGCAGCTTAATCAGCGCCCAGTTTGTGATCACCTCGGCGCACTGCATCAATCCCACTCTGACTCTGGTTAGACTTGGTGCCCATGATCTGACCAAGGCTGCTGAGCAGGGTGCCATTGATTATCGCATCAGGCGTAGCATTGTGCATGAGAACTTTGATTTGGCTTCCATTGCGAATGATATTGCGTTGATCGAGCTGAACAGCGAGGCGCCATCTAACG GCGACATTCGACCCATTTGCTTGCCCGAGGGCAATAATTTTCAACGCGAAGATGCATTTGTTGGCATGCATCCGTTTGTGGCAGGTTATGGGGCAACTAAACATCAGGGCGCCACATCGAATGTGCTACGCGATGCTCAGGTGCCGATTGTGTCGCGTCAGAGCTGCGAACAGAACTATAAATCTGTTTTTCAGTTTGTCCAGTTCAGCGACAAG TTGATTTGCGCCGGCAGCTCCACTGTGGACGCCTGTCAGGGAGACTCCGGTGGACCACTTATGATGCCTCAG CTCGATGGAGGCGGCTATCGTTTTTACTTGCTGGGCATTGTCTCCTTTGGATATGAGTGCGCCAAACCAGGATTTCCTGGAGTCTATACGAGAGTCAGCAGTTACTTGGGCTGGATCCACAATAAATTGCACTCCCAAAGGGGCAAAAGGCGCTGA
- the LOC133845878 gene encoding adipokinetic hormone — MNPKSEILIAVVLVFLLACVECQLTFSPDWGKRSVGGASGSGSFFEPQQGNCKTSNEMLLEIFRFVQSQAQLFLDCKHRE; from the exons ATGAATCCAAAGAGTGAAATCCTCATCGCAGTTGTGCTCGTCTTTCTGCTGGCTTGCGTGGAGTGTCAA CTGACATTCTCACCCGACTGGGGCAAGCGATCGGTGGGTGGAGCAAGTGGATCAGGAAGCTTCTTTGAGCCACAACAGGGCAACTGCAAGACCTCAAATGAGATGCTGCTGGAGATCTTTCGATTTGTGCAATCGCAGGCACAACTATTTCTGGACTGTAAGCACAGGGAATAG